DNA from Luteolibacter yonseiensis:
AGGGACCTGAGAACCATTTTGAATTCAAGGTTTCGGACCCGGGAAACACGAACGTCTGGCGGCGTCAGCGCGAGAACGTGGAATTGCCGGCAAACTGGACGAACGTGCGCATGCACGAACGGGACCTGCCGTTCGCCTGGGGACCGGCCGGCGGTGGCGGGCCGTCGGAAGTCGGGGCGGTCGAGTTTGCCATCGTGGCGGGATCGGGTGGAAAAGGAGTGCTGGAGCTGGCCTCTCCGGTGTTCGAAGACCAGACACTGCGGTCGCCACGTTCGATTACGGCGACCAGCCACAAGCAGGGATTTCCGCCCGAGGCCGTGTTCGCGGATGCATCTCTCACAGGCTGGCAGGCGGCTCCGGGTGACGCGTCGCCCCGGTGGGAGGTCGATTTCGGCAGGCCGCTGCGCTTCGGCGGGATGGTCATCACCTGGCCGGATGCCCTGCCACGCAGGAAATTCACCGTGGAGGTATCGGGCGATGGAAACGTGTGGACCGGGATCCACCGGTCTTCGTCCGTGCTCGGAAAAATGAGCCACATTTCCACACCCGGTTTGGAGGCACGGCACCTTCGGATCACCTTCGCCGACTGTGGATGCGCCGCGCTGTGTTCCGTCGTCCTGCGGCCGGACGCTTTTTCCAGCACTCCGAATGAGTTCATCCACGCCGTCGCCGCCGATTACCCGCGCGGCTGGTTCCCGCGCTACTGGCTGCGCGAGCAATCCTACTGGACTCCTGTCGGCAGCCCGGAGGGAAAACGCCGCGCGCTCATCAACGAAGAGGGCATGGTGGAGGTGGACGAAGCCGGATTCTCACTCGAGCCGTTCATCCTGACCGGTGGAAAGCATTTCACCTGGGCGGATGTGGAAACTTCGGTCTCCCTGCCGAAAGGCGGCGCGCCGATGCCCGCCGTCACTTGGAAATCCGCCGCGTTTTCGCTGGAGATCCTGCCATGGGTCGATGGCGGCGATGACAAGCTCACCCTCCACGTCACCTATCGGCTGACGTGCCACCAGCCGACCGGTGACACGCGGTTGGTCGTCGCCGTGCGGCCTTTCCAGGTGAACCCGCCTTGGCAGGCCTTCCGCAATCTCGGCGGCCGCAGCCCCATCCATCACATCACCTGCGGCAGACGCGGCCTGAAAGTGGAAGGAAGGGAAATCCTCACCACCCCGCGGATGGATGCCGCTGGTGCCGCGACTTTCGATGAGAACGGGATTTTCCCTATCCTCAACCACCAGGGCGTGCCTGCGGCCCAGAAAGTCGATGACACGTCCGGCCTCGCTTCGGCGGCGATGGTTTGGAACCTGCCTGGCGGTGGGTCCATACTGGAAGTCACCGTTTCATCTCCCTATTTCCACAACGCGAAGACCGCCACCGCCGCCGCTCGTTCCCGGGCACAAGCTCGTTGGGAGAAAACCCTTGGCAGGGTGAAATGGCAGGTCCCCGCTTCCGCCGAACCGGCCATCCATGCCATGCGTACCGCGGCGGGCCATATCCTCATCAATCGCGATGGAGCCGCCATCCAGCCGGGACCCCGGCGCTACACCCGTTCATGGGTCAGGGATTGCGTCATCATGGGAGCGGCCCTCGCCAAGATCGGACTGCCGTTCGCCCTGCGCGAATTCCTGACCTGGTACGCCCCCTTTCAACGCGAGGACGGATTCATTCCCTGTGTCGTGGACCGGGATGGGGTTGACTGGCTGGTGGAGCACGACAGCCATGGGCAGTTCCTGTGGGGCGTGCGCGAGGTTTTCCGGGAAGGATGCGATAGGAAATTTCTGTTGGAAATGATGCCCCATGTCCGCAAGGCGGCGGACTTTCTCATCGTGCTGCGGGCCGGGCGGCTCACCGGAGAATACCGTTCCGGGGAACATGCCGCCTGCTTCGGCCTGCTGCCGGAATCCGCGAGCCACGAAGGCTATCTCGCCCATCACGTACATTCCTACTGGGATGATTTCTGGGGCATCCGGGGGCTCGAAGCCGCGGCGGAACTCGCGGAAATGCTGGGTTTTTCGGACGACTCCCGGCGGTGGAAATCCGAGGCCGCCCGCTTCCAGGACGATCTCCTGACCTCGATCAACAAGGTCATCACGGACAAGGGTCTCAACTACATTCCGGGTTCGGTCGAGTGGGCGGACTTCGATCCGACAGCCACCTCCAACGCAATTTCCATGTTGGACTTCGCCGGCCTGCTGCCGGAAGGACCGCTGCAGGGGATGCTGGACACTTACCTGGACGGCTTCCACCGCAAGCACCGGGGGGAAATGCAGTGGACGAATTATACGGCATACGAGATCCGCATCATCGGAGCCTTCGTCCGGCTCGGGAAACGTGACACGGCGAACGAGCTGCTGGACTTTTTCCTCTCGGACCGCCGTCCGTGCGAGTGGAACCAATGGCCGGAGATCACCTGGCGGGACCCGCGTTCTCCGGGTCATTTGGGAGACGTGCCGCATACCTGGATCGCCGCGGAATACCTGTTGGCGGTGGCATCCATGATCGCGGAAGAACGCGAGGCCACCGATTCCCTCGTCCTGGCCGCCGGGATGCGGTGGGCGTGGATCGCCGATGGGGACGGGTTCTCGGTCGAAGATCTGCCCACCCGTTACGGACTGCTGGATTTCCGGATCCGGGCCAAGGACCGGAACTCCATTCTCGTGGAGATCGGCCGTTCCATCGACCTGCCGCCCGGAGGCCTCACGGTGGTGCCGCCGTTGCCGGCAGGAATGCGCATCACCTCCGTTTCCTGCCGCCGTGGAAACCATTCCCCGGATGAACTCACAGGTGAATCCATCGTGGTGGATTCCCTGCCGTTCGCAGCGGAGGTGCGGCTGGAGCCTCGCGAGGGATCAGTCTAGGGAAATCGTCAGGACGTCGTTGTTTCCTCCGAGGGATTGTTTCAACGAGTCCATCGAGATCCGTGCTCCACCTGTCCGGTAGGGGTTGGATTCCCGCGTGAAATCGAGCTCACGTCCGTTGATCGCGACCGCGGTCGGCCCATGACCGCTGGAGTTGATCCGGTAGACCAACGAAATGGGTTGCTCCGCGAGAACCAGTTCCACCCGCAGTCCGTCCAGCCCGGCGGGGATCACCGGGTCGATCACCAGCGAATGTTTTTCCACGCGGATGCCGAGCAGACACTGCATGATGAGACGCACGCCGATCCCTGCTCCACTCGAGTACACACGCCAGCCGCCCTCCAGCGCGACCCCGCCGTTTTTCACGCGGTCATATTCATCGTAGGCCTGGTAGCGGTCCTTGAAGGCGGCGTCGGAGCTGGAATAGTAACAGTTCGACTGCCTCGGTGTGGCGGTGGTGACCAATTCGTCGATGGCGATGGGGTTGATCCGGCCCAGCGCTTGGAAAAATGCCTCCGCATCTCCGTAGCGGGCGAGCGCCTCGCAGTAGCGGAGATGGGCGTGGGTATACATGATGCCGATCTCCCGTCCGAAGAAACTGGCGCTTTCCGCACGTTGGAAATTGGTTTGCAGCCCGCCGTGGTAGGCCATGGGGCGGTCGAAAAGCCGGGCACCGTCCGGACCCGACAAATGTTCGCGGATGAGTGCGAGATGGAACTCCGCCTGAGCCGGGCTGAACATGTCGTTGATGATGGCGTGGATCATCGGCAGCAGGCTGTATGACAAGCCTGTGGTGGCGTCTCGGGGGTGGAGCAGGTAATCGGTTTTTCCATCCTGATGGAAATAGGCGAGGCCGGTGAGCACCTCGTCCACCACGAGAGTCTTCTGGAATTCCGCCAGAATGGTTGCGGCCTGATTTTCCAAGTGATCCGCAAAATCCGTTTTGCCGATCTGCCGGTAGGCGCTGGCGAGGGCGATGAATGTCTGGTAGTTCAGCGTAACCGTCCACGAACTGCACAGCCGTTCGCGCATGTCCGGTTTGGCGGGCTGGAGCGAGTCGTTCCAGTCCCCGTGGCCGTAGGCGGCGAGGCGCGTACCTTCGATCACCCGGGAGCGGATGAGCTCCAGAGCCCGGTCCACATGCCGCTGGATGCTGGAAGTTTCCCCGGCGTTCGCCTCCGGATTGAAAAATGGCACGGTTTCGTCCAGCAGGCCCGCATCTTCCGTGGCGGTCAGATATTGCGCGAGTGCGACAAGCGGCCAGTAAACGATGTCGCCATGGGAGTCCCCGGGCCGGATGTTGCGCTCGCGGTCGAAGAACATGAACCACTGCGGCCAGTCCCCATCGGTGTTCTGCTGGCGGAAGACCCGCAGCAACAGGTCGCGGATCGGTGCGAAGCGGCCCAGCGCGAGAAGCAGTTCCACCGGACCCTGGCAGACGTCACGGGTGCCCCAGCCTCCGCCGGAGTATTGTTCGAGTCCGCGTGGGGAAAGGTAGTGGACGAGCGCGTTGTGGATGAACCATGGAAAGATATCCGCGGCGCGTTCCGCCGCCGGAGCGAGCGGGCTTGCGGAAGGGGCATGGATCCGCAGGCCGGAGCCGATGGTTTTCCAAAAATCTTCCGCTTGCTCCACCGTGTCATCCACGAGACGGCCACGCATGACAAGGCTTGCGGTGGTGCTCTCCGCAGTGATGAGGCAGAGGAACGGTTGGTCATGGCTGACGGCATCCGGGAAGAGCAGTTCGTCGCCACCGGTTTTTTCCACCACGGTGCCGCCGCTGGCTTCGATCAAGAACCGTCCGTCGGGGAAACGGCGTCCCACATCGCTATCCGGAATGGCGCGGAGGATCGCGGTGTTTCCTTGGACTTCGAATCCGGCGGGAACGGACGCGCTGCCGTCATCACCATTCAGGGCGACGTGATGGGAAATCAGGAACCTGGCAGGACCTCCTTTTGAGATCGTCAGGGACAGGCGGAGCTCATGGCGGTCATCCGGCGCGGTGGAAACCACTTCGATCACTCCTTCCGCGTGTTTGTAAATCCAGCGGCAGGCATCCGTTGTCATTTCAAATGCGGACGGCACGCCCAGCAGTTTCCAATCGCCTCCGAGTTCGACGAAAACACGCTGCCCATGGCTGCGGAACAGCCCGAGGTAGCTGTGGCAGGTGGAGAGGAACCGGTTGATGCTGACGTGGCCTTGCGTGACCATGGAGTGGAACACCCCGTTCATCCAAGCGGTGGAGGTGAGCGCGGATTCGTCAGGTGTCAGGGAGCCGCCCGAACGCAGGATATGGCCATGCGGCCGGAGCACGGCGAGTTCCTTTTCCTTCAGGACCACGTGGCTGGCACGATCGCTGAAGAACGATGCGAGCGAGCCGTTCCGGAGCTCCGCATGGCGCCGCCCGGTGCCGAAAAAGTGGTCCAGTTCGTCATCGCCGAGCGGTGTGGTCTCCAACAATGGAGCCGATGCGAAAAGGCCCGGCGCGGGAGGTGCCGCCGGGATTTCCGCGGGCCAGGCAGGGCAGGTGGATTCGGGCAGGGCCAGAGCGGCATCGATCCGGCGTGTGTCGTCACCGGAGGTGGCGGTGGTCTTGTCCACTTCGAACCAGCCGAAGAAACCGCGCTGTGATTTTTCGCCCGGTTTCAGGGTGACCTCCTCGTCCTGGATGGCTACCAGCGAATGCTCGTGCTGCAGGCGTTCGCCGGGTAATCCATTCGCGAGCGCATCCGCGACCGCGCCCTGGCGGGCGGCAAGGCCATGGAACTGGAGTGCGTCGGTGGAATAGGAAACGGCTTTTCCCAGCGAACCGATGACGGTCCACGGGCAGCGGCCTCCCATCGCCTGGTTTTGGCGGGAGGCGACGGCAATACCGGCCCGCGGGTGTTCCAGCGGGGCGTGATCCACATACTGGCTGACGTAGAACTCGTTCAGCCGGACCGCGCCATAGTTCGCGATGGCGATGTCCTGCGTGTGGATGAGGTCATACGAAATCTCGTTTTCCCCCGTGTTCTCCACCTCCACGTGCCAGAACCATGCCTTGGCGGATTCCGCCAGCAGCAGCCTCACCCGGAATGCCAGATCTCCCCATACGCCACCGGCGACGAATCCCCGTTCATCCATCTCATAAGCCGCGGGACTGCCGGGACCGGTCAAGGGAATGAAGCCGGAAGAATCCCCCGAACGACGCAGGAAGATGTTGGATGCCGCGCCCTCGGACTCGTTGCCGAGGAAGACATTCAACATGATGTCCCCGCAGTCCATGCGTCGGACGGTACCATTCGCGTTCAACTCGGCGCTCATGCCGGAGGGGCTGGACACGCGGTGCGGGAAATTGACGGGAGGGTGCGTGGCGGTTGACATGATTTGATGGGTTGCCAGAAAGGAATCGGAACGACGCCTTGCCGGAATGCCGGAAGGTATCAGGATGGTCCGATTCTGTCGGCTGCCACCACCGCATCAAGTGGATTCTTACCCGCCCGGATGAGGAGATCCAGCGGGTGCTTTCCCTCACCTCAAGCGGCGATCGCCTTATAGCGGAACGCGAGCTGGAGGCGGTTGGATTGGTAACCGCGGTCCATCCGGATCTGTTGGATGGAGCGCAGGCAGAAGCTCTCGAGATCGTCGTCTTTCCCCAGAGCGAATGGCAGCGTCTCCAGTTCGTCTCCCTCGCTGCGGACAGAGATTTCGACGTGTTTTTCAAGCCACGCCTGGAGCGGGGCGAGCTGGGACTGCATTTTCCCCCCGGCGGCTTCAAAGAGGCGGAAAAAACAACGGACACATTTGCCGGGGTGCCCTTGGTTCATCAGCAGTTCGCGGAGATCGAGGATCGCATCCGCCTCGCGGGCCAGCACGGGAGCAAGGGGGCGGAGGATGTGGTCGATCTCTTCGTAAGAATGCTGCACGGGCGGGAAAGAAGCCCAAGTGAGACTCATTCGCAATAAAAATCTAAGAATCCGAACCCAACCGAATGATTATCAATATGCGTCCGTTTGCTCCTCCCTGACAAATTGGTATGATGGGCCGAAACAAAAAAAACTCCGGCACCTGACGGCACCGGAGTTTTTTCAAAGTGAGGATCACTCGGTTTTTTGGAAGAAGTCACCGCACCAATCGTCGTTGGCGGTCATCGGGAACATGGATTCGAATTTCACTTCTTCGTCCACCTCGAAAGCGATGGTTTGAGGAGCGTGACGACGGCATTCGCCTGTATCGTCACCGAGAGAGTTCCAGTAAGCGCAAGCTTCGCAAGCGCGGGTGATGGTTTGAGTGTTGTTCATGGTGATTGGGGTTAAATTCGACCCATGGATACCTCCTATTCTCAACAAGCGCAAGAAACATTTGTCGCAAGTGACTAAAATTCATTAATTTATGAACATGTTAGATGAGATCGAATCTCAATAACAAAATGCCAGAGAGACGACTGGTTTCATTTCCCCCCACCCGAGTGGAAAATGGCTGGAATAAAATAGTGGCACTGGCCGCACCGATTTCTTCTTATGCGTTCCATATGAAAAACTCCCATGCGATCGGCTTGGTGGCTGTCTCGGTTTTGATCACTGTCGGCGTCGAAGAGCTGCGCATCGCCGGGCTCCGTAGTCCGTCGGCCGGACCTGCTGAAAAGCCGGTGGCTCAATCGACCGCCTCCGCCGTCACTTCGCCTAACTCCGCTGAAACAACCGCGGAGAGTGCCTCCCCGACGAAAAAAGTTCGTCCGGAATCTTCCCCCGAGAAGAAGGCAACCGAAGGCGAGGACGAGTCCTTCGCCAAAACCGCGCGCAAGATGTGGGACAATCCGGCGGGGAAATCCATGATGAGCCAGAGCGCGAAGATGGCGGTGGCGATGCTGTATGAGGATTTCATCAACGGCCTGAACCTCAACAAGGATGAGGAAGCCTATCTGAAGAACCTGTTGGGGAAGGAAGTTGCCGACCAGCAGGAACTCGGCATGAAGATGATGAGCGGCACCGCGGAAGAGAAAAAAGCGCTCGTCGAGGAATTGAAAAAACGCGGAGACGAAAATCAGGCGGAAATCAAAAAATTCCTCAACAGCGAGGAAGATTACAAAGCCTTCACCGACTACAAGAACCACCTGCCCGAACGCCAGCAGCTCGACGGTCTCCGCAGCGTGATGAACACCAAGGGCGTGCCGCTGGACTCCGAAACGGAAACCAAGCTGGTTGAGGCCATGTATCGCGCCAGGACCGGAGCGAAAGGGCCGGACCTCTCAGGTCCGCAGGGCATGGAGGAACTGGCGAAGGGCAACATCGTGGAAACCTACGAGAAGAGCTGGGAAGCCCAGCAGGACGCGCTCCGCAAGGAGACCGGCAAGATCCTCAGCGAAGAACAGAACGCCGCCTTCCAGGATTACCAGAAGCAGATGAAGGAGATGCAATTGATGGGCCTGAAGATGGCGGAGAAGATGATGTCGGAGAAGAAGGCGGGGGAGTGAGTCAACCTGAAATCAACTGAGGAAATCCCGGTAAGCGAAGTCATCAAGCTCTCCTTCCGGGATTTTCCGGCGTATTTGAAGCCACCTCCTGCGCTCTTGCGGGAGAATCCCATCATTTAGCTTATAATGTTCGATAGTGATAAAGGCTCTCTGCTGCTCCTCGGTTGTTGAAATTGGATTCGGGCTGATTTCTCCAGTCGTGTAGTCGAAAATAAAATATCGGGCGAAATCATATTCGCCCTCGTCAGGTTTGAGAATACCCGGATCAAAACGCTCCTTCTTCGCCCCTTGGCAACGCGTGCAGCAGTAGAAAAGATTTCCCCATTCGAAGGCTTTTTCCGGGAAGGTACTTTTGGGATGAAAGTGCTCGATTGTTTCAATGGACACAGCGGCAACTGGAAATCCATCACAGAAACTGCAGTGGCTGGCCGTTTGGATACGTAGAGGCTCCAGAATCCATTGGTTGACAGGGATGCCGTCCTTAACCGGCCAACGCCACGGCTTTCCTTCCGAACGACTTGCGCTCCAGCTTGCCGCCCATGTGACGGCACCATTTTTCAAGACAGGGGGTTCCTCCTGCCGCACTTGCTTCCTCATGGTTTTGCGGCGGTCAACTTTTCAAGTTGGCGGTCAAGCTGCCGCAGCTCCATGCCAATGATGTTCGATAACTCTTCACTGCGGCTGGAAATGGTCGCGGCGAGAGCGCGTACCTTTGACTCCGCTTCGGTATTTCCTTTCAGAGCGGCATCCCTACATGCTCGGAATTCGATCAGCAGTTTTTCGCTTTCTGGGTCGAACCATTCTGAAAGGCCAAGAATTTCGGAAACTGCGGTCACATAACTATCTCCTTTCGATGCGGGAATGGCTTTTGAAATCGAGACTTCATCATCTTCGTTAGTAGTTAGCCTGTAAATAAACCCTTCATTTACAGAACTAACAACAAAAGGCGAGTGAGTTGCTACAAAAAACTGGCTATTCGGAAATAGCTTTTGAGCAATAGGCAACACTCTTCGCTGCCACTCGGGATGGAGATAAGATTCCGGCTCATCTAGGAAGAAAAAAGCTTCTTCAGCCAAGGGATCCTTACTCTCTTGAAATTTAATATCCATGACCGTGGCTGCCGTGAACATCCAAGAAAGTATGCTATTTAGCCCCGCCGGCATTCCTTTGATGGGCAGCAACCGATCTCCCCATTGGAACATGAGCCTGGGTTCTGGGTGTGCCTGGGCTATTACTGAGAAGCGGCGTTCGGTAATTTCACTAATAGCAGATTCGATACGCTGGGCTACAGTAAGGGTTCGCCCCGGTTTTTCAGGATCACCATTCATTAGCTCCATTGCGGCTTGCACTTTTAGATTGGCAATCCGCTGATTGATATCCCTCGATATCCACGAATTAAAGGAAAGACGTTCATGTGCACTCGGCAGCGGAACATTTTTCAATACCTCAAGTTGTGAACTCTCGATTAAGGGAATACTTGAAAATGAGAATGCTAACATCGCCTTATCGGGATGGGTCCTTCGCACCTGACAAACATATTCGCCACTAAATGCATCTCGAACGCTCGTATCCCAACTATCTTCCGTAATCTGATTCCAGTTGGTGAGTGTCAAACCTTCTGGAAATCTTTCAGATCGTATAAGATCATCCCTGGTTGTAGATGCGGCTAGAATCGACAAGAGTCGGCTCTTGCCTGTTCCATTCGGCCCAGTGAACAGATGCATTTCCCCTTGATTACCCCTATCAGGGGATTGGGGAAAGTTAACCTCACTATTTGCAAAAGGAAATAAGGTTAAGCTATTTATTCCTTCAATTCTCATGTCCTATGGATGCCTTAATTTTGATTTCAGGGCAAGTCATTAGCTCAAACAAACCTCACCGCGTGCTTCTTCGACAGCTTGAGCACATCGCCCGCCGCGGGTGAGACCGGGGCGTTCGGGTCGGTGAGCTTGTCGCCGTTGAGCTGGACGGAGCCGCTGGTGATGAATTGCTTTTTCAACTCGCCGTTGGATTTCTCCAGATCGAAGGCGGCCTTGAAGGTATGCGCGCTGAGGCTGAGCACGGTGAGGTCCGCCGGGAGATCGGCCAGGGAAATCTCGGGAAGTTCCGCGGCGGCGAGGTCTTTTTTCGAGAAGCGGGTGTCCCAGTCCGCGCGGGCGGAGGTGCCAGCTTCGAGGCCGTGGTAGCGGCTGGTGATTTTCTCGGCGAGAGACTTCTTCGCATCCATCGGGTGGCCGGCTGGGTCGCGGGCCTCGCCGAGCAGGAGCAGGTAGTAGCGGTCCATGAGTTCGTCCGAAACGCTCATGAGCTTGCCGAACATTTCCTGCGGGGCGTCGCTGACACCGACGTAGTTGCCGTAGGACTTGGACATCTTGCGGACGCCATCCAGTCCCTCCAGCAGCGGCATGACCATGACGACCTGCTGCGGCTGGCCTTCCTCCTTCTGGAGATCGCGGCCGACGAGGATGTTGAAAAGCTGATCCGTGCCGCCGATCTCGACATCCGCGCGGATTTCCACCGAGTCCCAGCCCTGCATGATGGGGTATTGCAGTTCGTGGAGGCGGACCTCCTGGCCGGCCTCGATGCGGGTGCGGAAGTCCTCGCGCTGGAGCATCTGCTGGAGCGTGACGCGGGAATTGAGTTTGAGGATTTCCTCGTAGTTCATTTTCCGGAACCAGTCGCCGTTGTAAACGATCTCGGTTTTTTCGCGGTCGAGGATCTTGAACGCCTGGTCGGTGTAGGTGGCGGCGTTCACCAGCACGTCGTCGCGCGTGAGCGGCGGACGGGTGGCGGAGCGGCCGGAAGGGTCGCCGATGGTGGCGGTGAAATCGCCGATGAGAAGCACCGCCTGATGGCCGAGGAGCTGGAACTGCCGCAGCTTTTCCAGGGCGACGGTGTGGCCGAGGTGGATGTCCGGCGCGGTGGGATCCACCCCGAGCTTGATGCGGAGCGGACGGCCGAGACGGAGTTTTTCCAAGAGTTCTTTTTCGGAAAGGACCTTGGCGGTTCCGGCGGTGAGCTGGGCGAGTTGTTGTTCTGGAGACATGGAAGCGGCGTTTGCCTTTGTTTGAGGCGCGCGAGCATGGCGGTTCCGGGCTTTCTGCCAAGTCTGGAAACAGGGGGATTGGAACAGAGACCATGGTTCCCTGCCCGGGGGGCGTCCCGTTGCCCCGCATGGATATCCAATGTGGGAAATCGCGTCCTCCCCAATTTTCCGGCTGTCGGATCATGAAAGGTTTCGGCAGGATCGAACAATTCACCCTTCGACCCATCACGCTTCATGAAAACCCACGCCATCCTTCCCGCCGTGATCGCATTCCTGTCAGC
Protein-coding regions in this window:
- a CDS encoding GH36-type glycosyl hydrolase domain-containing protein, with translation MSTATHPPVNFPHRVSSPSGMSAELNANGTVRRMDCGDIMLNVFLGNESEGAASNIFLRRSGDSSGFIPLTGPGSPAAYEMDERGFVAGGVWGDLAFRVRLLLAESAKAWFWHVEVENTGENEISYDLIHTQDIAIANYGAVRLNEFYVSQYVDHAPLEHPRAGIAVASRQNQAMGGRCPWTVIGSLGKAVSYSTDALQFHGLAARQGAVADALANGLPGERLQHEHSLVAIQDEEVTLKPGEKSQRGFFGWFEVDKTTATSGDDTRRIDAALALPESTCPAWPAEIPAAPPAPGLFASAPLLETTPLGDDELDHFFGTGRRHAELRNGSLASFFSDRASHVVLKEKELAVLRPHGHILRSGGSLTPDESALTSTAWMNGVFHSMVTQGHVSINRFLSTCHSYLGLFRSHGQRVFVELGGDWKLLGVPSAFEMTTDACRWIYKHAEGVIEVVSTAPDDRHELRLSLTISKGGPARFLISHHVALNGDDGSASVPAGFEVQGNTAILRAIPDSDVGRRFPDGRFLIEASGGTVVEKTGGDELLFPDAVSHDQPFLCLITAESTTASLVMRGRLVDDTVEQAEDFWKTIGSGLRIHAPSASPLAPAAERAADIFPWFIHNALVHYLSPRGLEQYSGGGWGTRDVCQGPVELLLALGRFAPIRDLLLRVFRQQNTDGDWPQWFMFFDRERNIRPGDSHGDIVYWPLVALAQYLTATEDAGLLDETVPFFNPEANAGETSSIQRHVDRALELIRSRVIEGTRLAAYGHGDWNDSLQPAKPDMRERLCSSWTVTLNYQTFIALASAYRQIGKTDFADHLENQAATILAEFQKTLVVDEVLTGLAYFHQDGKTDYLLHPRDATTGLSYSLLPMIHAIINDMFSPAQAEFHLALIREHLSGPDGARLFDRPMAYHGGLQTNFQRAESASFFGREIGIMYTHAHLRYCEALARYGDAEAFFQALGRINPIAIDELVTTATPRQSNCYYSSSDAAFKDRYQAYDEYDRVKNGGVALEGGWRVYSSGAGIGVRLIMQCLLGIRVEKHSLVIDPVIPAGLDGLRVELVLAEQPISLVYRINSSGHGPTAVAINGRELDFTRESNPYRTGGARISMDSLKQSLGGNNDVLTISLD
- a CDS encoding AAA family ATPase, which encodes MRIEGINSLTLFPFANSEVNFPQSPDRGNQGEMHLFTGPNGTGKSRLLSILAASTTRDDLIRSERFPEGLTLTNWNQITEDSWDTSVRDAFSGEYVCQVRRTHPDKAMLAFSFSSIPLIESSQLEVLKNVPLPSAHERLSFNSWISRDINQRIANLKVQAAMELMNGDPEKPGRTLTVAQRIESAISEITERRFSVIAQAHPEPRLMFQWGDRLLPIKGMPAGLNSILSWMFTAATVMDIKFQESKDPLAEEAFFFLDEPESYLHPEWQRRVLPIAQKLFPNSQFFVATHSPFVVSSVNEGFIYRLTTNEDDEVSISKAIPASKGDSYVTAVSEILGLSEWFDPESEKLLIEFRACRDAALKGNTEAESKVRALAATISSRSEELSNIIGMELRQLDRQLEKLTAAKP
- a CDS encoding discoidin domain-containing protein, giving the protein MSHHPFFSLFEDPAHWQVFASGQSEGRLSRCEGADGGCGLRLEYDFHGGGGFVVLRREVRFCLPGTFEIGFLVRGEGPENHFEFKVSDPGNTNVWRRQRENVELPANWTNVRMHERDLPFAWGPAGGGGPSEVGAVEFAIVAGSGGKGVLELASPVFEDQTLRSPRSITATSHKQGFPPEAVFADASLTGWQAAPGDASPRWEVDFGRPLRFGGMVITWPDALPRRKFTVEVSGDGNVWTGIHRSSSVLGKMSHISTPGLEARHLRITFADCGCAALCSVVLRPDAFSSTPNEFIHAVAADYPRGWFPRYWLREQSYWTPVGSPEGKRRALINEEGMVEVDEAGFSLEPFILTGGKHFTWADVETSVSLPKGGAPMPAVTWKSAAFSLEILPWVDGGDDKLTLHVTYRLTCHQPTGDTRLVVAVRPFQVNPPWQAFRNLGGRSPIHHITCGRRGLKVEGREILTTPRMDAAGAATFDENGIFPILNHQGVPAAQKVDDTSGLASAAMVWNLPGGGSILEVTVSSPYFHNAKTATAAARSRAQARWEKTLGRVKWQVPASAEPAIHAMRTAAGHILINRDGAAIQPGPRRYTRSWVRDCVIMGAALAKIGLPFALREFLTWYAPFQREDGFIPCVVDRDGVDWLVEHDSHGQFLWGVREVFREGCDRKFLLEMMPHVRKAADFLIVLRAGRLTGEYRSGEHAACFGLLPESASHEGYLAHHVHSYWDDFWGIRGLEAAAELAEMLGFSDDSRRWKSEAARFQDDLLTSINKVITDKGLNYIPGSVEWADFDPTATSNAISMLDFAGLLPEGPLQGMLDTYLDGFHRKHRGEMQWTNYTAYEIRIIGAFVRLGKRDTANELLDFFLSDRRPCEWNQWPEITWRDPRSPGHLGDVPHTWIAAEYLLAVASMIAEEREATDSLVLAAGMRWAWIADGDGFSVEDLPTRYGLLDFRIRAKDRNSILVEIGRSIDLPPGGLTVVPPLPAGMRITSVSCRRGNHSPDELTGESIVVDSLPFAAEVRLEPREGSV
- the tyrS gene encoding tyrosine--tRNA ligase, translating into MSPEQQLAQLTAGTAKVLSEKELLEKLRLGRPLRIKLGVDPTAPDIHLGHTVALEKLRQFQLLGHQAVLLIGDFTATIGDPSGRSATRPPLTRDDVLVNAATYTDQAFKILDREKTEIVYNGDWFRKMNYEEILKLNSRVTLQQMLQREDFRTRIEAGQEVRLHELQYPIMQGWDSVEIRADVEIGGTDQLFNILVGRDLQKEEGQPQQVVMVMPLLEGLDGVRKMSKSYGNYVGVSDAPQEMFGKLMSVSDELMDRYYLLLLGEARDPAGHPMDAKKSLAEKITSRYHGLEAGTSARADWDTRFSKKDLAAAELPEISLADLPADLTVLSLSAHTFKAAFDLEKSNGELKKQFITSGSVQLNGDKLTDPNAPVSPAAGDVLKLSKKHAVRFV